The proteins below are encoded in one region of Neodiprion virginianus isolate iyNeoVirg1 chromosome 7, iyNeoVirg1.1, whole genome shotgun sequence:
- the LOC124308992 gene encoding rho guanine nucleotide exchange factor 11 isoform X3 — translation MRTPTTYDLKRAWDQSPVEFYCASTQVVLTVQQKPSTGLQSPLTAHQIQRPVSLSGCGTGMVSLPSPPTSTPLHRAWTAPAPCGAAPSTARITGPQPVDHEKLRQLETQRVNTFQQMLETEQQYLQMLRDNLAKAGAGGGGENNVATWQTELVGAERRVRTLQDQLTAITNNGQLYSLVTNTPPSPNRYSPPSDVPPPLPSRKSLSVQNLAPPPLPPRPTPMSNTHNTVQSDLERHQLTHLTPPANSHGIPTSFSQGANLGSAALNKHQRTKSSPEQLDKTYLPALSPAEASRRLIASESMNDLSRSKFGRHSGIDLDDPPRITPPGTPPPPYPQSSGSTSDHGSSTINDSIGESFVTVSPVKQAVLNENSPGLPPIQQPIMSMEDDDMSDQEVGQLEDHGPFKSLSRLWEHHAHLAVFINYVLSNSDPSSLLFYLITDLYKEGNAKEMRKWAYEIHSSFLVPGAPLRLNNVDENVAREIDDVLLKESDKEEILRKIFWKARARAKEELNEQLADFQQKRTAGLGTLFGPSDAQLDESTNDKTREAQVIDTFLLPKMEPYLEDTEKERDDSREFTTAAGLATILTKIFQVRAATLDRFPTFVSKDKSNFKARLLTGKTRKLTVRGHHFVVHQYFTVTYCNHCQLIIWGVGPQGYQCSDCSLNVHRQCVHVVDENCPGPLVVRKEKGDRISKFMGIIRPERKPPSSHHHLSQHFSHNLDRIKKSEDDSGVLTDGENGDHRGGGFGTGSAGGNSERGRGGSGYGTGAEHAESMDDPSSREDIAEMLQQNIPSKPKTSTINRSESYKEQRLHHKRHQREKRKTSDPNLSKTKAGFSDCEATGTFPGNSAGSSSTSSLSTRSLDSLSTSLEHVHPAATSANTTASWDSDVDVEADPPDWSQGVAEDVLARLTNSEKKRQEVINELFHTERSHVRALRVLSHVFHKPMVESQVLPQEQILLLFSNLDEMLEIHSGFNQAMKSKKKENPCVGDVGDLLLGMFDGPAGEAFERAASTYCAKQQVALDALRDRRKKDPKLHAFLNEVEANPLCRRLQLKDHILTGMLRLTKYPLLFENLAKYTPASNEKEKAAVLRSLERSKEVLNQVNQAVRVAEDYHRLAEIQRTMDRSAFDKFDHSTVNEFRNLDITKRKLIYEGPLQWRMVNRAKPVDLHVVLLDDTILLLHRQDEKYLLKFINTNQVNSVLSPIVKVSTVLVRHNAVDKNSLYLVNTSQSGAQIYELVANSPAERKLWFKHITEACEAFKTRDREGRRPPHPVPPVEEPTPLVQDTSTAENEANSSKGDQEEPQPDEVTPEEPATSVEHREEEENSSAAVEAPTETEKPDQPEEPEQERQTETTEQPQQADRDSVNTSVATGACGDPLRLVTCTQSSLIEPDEVRVEVRPIHLAEPVLTPIERLRRKDALIKEALMEKQALVADILNVPREDFEHLADMASEPSPIQKEPTELILAAVSQANQLMEMLNSSLNVTETETVLASRGASVSAVGSCEAPGCPAPRPHSLSHHPSIPVASLQPVCSSLASQLSQLLEIIKDREEERERMRRELRRSREKLHAIDADVQRRGVLQNLNTSTHTQTDPSESLNGEGFVELNLDEFVDAFSDPEPDLDSTQALGEHRLTEVDVEENPHGVGDSVG, via the exons ATGAGAACTCCGACAACTTACGACTTGAAACGCGCCTGGGATCAGAGCCCCGTCGAATTTTACTGCG CCTCGACGCAGGTGGTTCTGACGGTGCAACAGAAGCCCTCGACGGGATTGCAGTCCCCCTTGACTGCCCACCAGATCCAAAGGCCAGTTAGCTTGTCGGGCTGCGGTACAGGCATGGTGTCTTTGCCTTCGCCCCCGACGTCGACACCGCTTCATCGTGCTTGGACGGCCCCCGCACCCTGCGGAGCCGCCCCTTCGACGGCCCGGATAACGGGCCCCCAACCCGTTGAC CACGAGAAATTACGGCAGCTGGAAACACAGCGGGTAAACACCTTCCAGCAAATGCTGGAAACAGAACAACAATATCTTCAAATGTTACGTGACAATTTGGCAAAGGCTGGAgccggaggaggaggagaaaacAACGTTGCTACTTGGCAAACCGAGCTTGTCGGCGCCGAAAGGCGGGTTCGCACCCTTCAGGACCAGCTAACAGCAATAACGAACAACGGTCAG CTTTACTCGTTGGTAACAAACACTCCGCCTTCCCCAAACCGTTACTCACCTCCCAGCGACGTGCCGCCACCTTTACCCTCCCGGAAATCCCTCTCCGTGCAAAATCTCGCCCCTCCTCCGCTTCCTCCCAGACCTACACCAATGTCAAATACCCACAACACTGTCCAGTCGGACCTGGAGCGACATCAGCTGACCCATTTAACGCCCCCCGCCAACAGTCACGGTATACCTACCTCT TTTTCTCAGGGTGCCAATCTCGGCTCCGCTGCACTAAATAAACATCAACGAACCAAGTCCAGCCCTGAGCAACTCGACAAAACGTACCTTCCGGCTCTGTCTCCTGCCGAAGCCAGTCGACGTCTCATCGCTTCCGAATCTATGAACGATCTGTCACGATCGAAATTTGGCCGACATAGTGGCATCGATTTGGATGATCCACCTCGTATTACACCGCCAGGCACTCCGCCACCTCCTTATCCTCAGTCCTCCGGATCGACCTCTGATCACGGATCCTCGACGATAAACGAT AGCATCGGCGAAAGTTTTGTAACAGTTTCGCCTGTCAAACAAGCTGTACTAAATGAGAACAGCCCTGGTTTACCGCCGATTCAGCAGCCAATCATGTCCATGGAGGATGACGATATGAGCGACCAAGAAGTG GGCCAACTCGAAGATCATGGTCCTTTCAAGTCCCTCTCGAGACTCTGGGAGCATCATGCCCATCTCGCTGTTTTTATCAACTACGTTCTCTCCAACAGCGATCCTTCCAGCCTG TTATTCTACCTAATAACAGACTTGTACAAGGAGGGAAATGCCAAAGAGATGAGAAAGTGGGCCTACGAAATACACTCGAGCTTTCTGGTACCCGGTGCG cCTCTGAGATTGAATAATGTTGACGAAAATGTGGCGAGGGAGATAGACGACGTTTTATTAAAAGAATCTGACAAAGAGGAAATATTGCGAAAG aTATTCTGGAAAGCGAGAGctcgagcaaaagaagaaCTAAACGAACAGCTGGCAGATTTTCAACAGAAACGAACCGCCGGATTGGGAACTTTGTTCGGACCAAGCGATGCTCAGCTGGACGAAAGTACAAACGATAAAACGAGAGAGGCGCAGGTCATCGACACCTTCcttttgccaaaaatggaGCCCTACCT GGAAGACACTGAGAAGGAGCGGGACGATTCTCGCGAGTTCACAACGGCCGCGGGTCTCGCTACCATATTGACGAAAATCTTCCAAGTACGAGCCGCCACTTTAGATCGATTTCCAACCTTCGTTTCCAAAGACAAGTCGAACTTCAAGGCCCGGCTTCTCACTGGGAAAACGAGGAAACTCACCGTTCGGGGACACCACTTTGTCGTTCATCAGTACTTTACAGTCACGTATTGCAATCACTGTCAACTTATTATTTGGGGAGTCGGTCCTCAGGGTTATCAGTGCAGCG ATTGCTCGCTCAACGTGCATCGTCAGTGCGTTCATGTCGTCGACGAAAATTGTCCAGGTCCCTTGGTGGTCAGGAAAGAAAAAGGTGATCGCATCAGTAAATTTATGGGCATAATTCGACCTGAGCGAAAACCACCATCGTCGCATCATCATCTCTCCCAGCATTTTTCACACAATC tcgatcgaattaaaaaatccgAAGACGACAGCGGAGTTCTGACGGATGGCGAAAACG GAGATCACCGAGGCGGTGGATTCGGAACCGGAAGCGCTGGCGGTAACAGCGAACGAGGACGAGGCGGTTCCGGTTACGGAACGGGGGCGGAACACGCCGAAAGTATGGACGACCCTTCGTCGAGGGAAGACATCGCGGAAAT GTTGCAGCAAAATATTCCCAGTAAGCCAAAGACATCAACTATAAACAGGTCTGAAAGTTACAAGGAGCAGCGGTTACACCAtaag CGACATCAGCGTGAGAAACGGAAAACCAGCGACCCGAATCTCTCCAAGACAAA GGCTGGTTTCAGTGACTGCGAGGCGACGGGAACGTTTCCTGGTAATTCGGCGGGCAGCTCATCCACCAGCAGCTTGTCGACGAGGAGTCTAGACAGCCTGAGCACCAGCTTGGAACATGTCCACCCCGCCGCAACTTCGGCCAACACGACCGCCTCCTGGGATAGCGACGTCGACGTTGAGGCAGATCCTCCGGACTGGAGCCAAGGCGTCGCTGAAGATGTTCTTGCACGTCTTACCAACTCCGAGAAGAAGAGACAAGAAGTCATAAACG aattatttcaCACAGAGCGATCGCACGTCAGAGCGCTGAGGGTCCTTTCGCACGTATTCCACAAGCCTATGGTAGAGTCTCAGGTTTTACCGCAGGAGCAAATTCTTCTTCTGTTCTCGAACCTGGACGAGATGTTGGAAATTCATTCTGGCTTCAACCAGGCGATGAAGAGCAAGAAGAAAGAGAATCCTTGCGTCGGTGACGTGGGCGACCTCCTTCTCGGCATGTTCGACGGTCCGGCCGGCGAAGCGTTCGAGCGAGCGGCGTCGACGTATTGCGCAAAGCAGCAGGTCGCCTTGGACGCGCTTAGGGATCGTCGCAAGAAGGATCCGAAGCTTCACGCCTTCCTCAACGAAGTGGAGGCGAATCCATTGTGCCGGAGACTTCAGCTCAAGGATCACATTCTGACCGGAATGCTTAGGCTGACAAAGTATCCTCTCttgttcgaaaatttggcTAAATACACGCCGGCCAGCAACGAGAAGGAGAAGGCTGCGGTGCTTCGGAGTCTCGAGAGGAGCAAAGAGGTTTTAAATCAAGTCAATCAAGCGGTTAGAGTCGCGGAGGACTACCATCGCCTTGCCGAGATACAGAGGACCATGGATCGCTCGGCTTTCGATAAGTTCGATCACTCGACGGTTAACGAGTTCAGAAATCTCGACATTACCAAGAGAAAACTCATATACGAAGGCCCGCTGCAGTGGAGAATGGTTAATCGTGCAAAACCCGTCGATCTACACGTCGTTCTGCTCGACGACACGATACTCCTGCTTCACAGACAGGACGAGAAGTATTTACTCAAGTTTATAAACACGAATCAGGTGAACTCGGTTCTAAGCCCGATCGTCAAAGTTTCTACCGTCCTTGTGAGGCACAATGCTGTCGACAAAAATTCCCTCTATTTGGTAAACACGTCTCAGAGCGGTGCCCAGATCTACGAACTAGTCGCCAATTCACCCGCCGAAAGAAAACTCTGGTTCAAGCACATTACCGAGGCTTGCGAGGCATTCAAAACTCGCGATCGCGAAGGCAGAAGACCGCCGCATCCCGTTCCACCTGTCGAAGAACCCACGCCTCTAGTCCAAGACACGTCGACCGCTGAGAATGAGGCTAACAGCAGTAAGGGAGACCAGGAAGAACCTCAACCCGACGAAGTTACGCCTGAGGAACCTGCGACCAGCGTCGAACAtcgagaagaggaagaaaactCGAGTGCAGCAGTTGAAGCGCCGACCGAAACTGAAAAGCCGGATCAACCCGAGGAGCCGGAGCAGGAACGGCAAACCGAGACAACTGAGCAACCTCAGCAAGCTGATCGAGATTCTGTTAACACGAGCGTTGCGACTGGTG CTTGCGGAGATCCCTTGCGATTAGTCACCTGCACTCAGTCATCCCTCATAGAACCGGATGAAGTACGAGTTGAGGTGCGGCCCATACATCTGGCTGAGCCAGTTCTCACGCCAATCG AACGTCTACGGCGTAAAGATGCTCTTATCAAAGAAGCCTTGATGGAAAAGCAGGCCTTGGTGGCCGACATTTTAAACGTCCCCAGAGAAGACTTCGAACATCTCGCTGATATGGCCTCGGAACCATCCCCAATTCAAAAGGAGCCTACCGAATTAATACTTGCTGCTGTTAGCCAGG CGAATCAATTAATGGAAATGCTTAACTCCTCATTGAATGTGACCGAAACTGAGACGGTACTCGCATCTCGGGGAGCTTCCGTTTCGGCGGTTGGAAGTTGCGAAGCACCTGGTTGTCCAGCACCTCGACCACACTCGCTTTCCCATCACCCGTCGATACCAGTCGCAAGCTTACAACCCGTTTGCAGCTCACTGGCTTCTCAACTCTCGCAACTTCTG GAAATTATCAAAGACAGAGAAGAAGAACGTGAGAGAATGAGACGCGAACTACGGAGGAGTAGGGAAAAGCTCCACGCTATAGACGCAGACGTCCAAAGACGTGGcgtattgcaaaatttaaacaCCTCCACTCATACCCAAACCGATCCCA GTGAATCTTTGAACGGCGAAGGGTTTGTGGAACTTAATTTAGAT GAATTTGTCGATGCCTTTAGTGACCCAGAACCGGATCTCGACTCAACACAGGCACTGGGAGAACA
- the LOC124308992 gene encoding rho guanine nucleotide exchange factor 11 isoform X4, which yields MNGSGGPRRSAAAAGGNGSGVGEPPPIATLVVYKDEAGYGMKVSGDNPVYVQSVKEGGAAARAGLHSGDKIIKVNGVNVMQSTHTDVVQLIKSSTQVVLTVQQKPSTGLQSPLTAHQIQRPVSLSGCGTGMVSLPSPPTSTPLHRAWTAPAPCGAAPSTARITGPQPVDHEKLRQLETQRVNTFQQMLETEQQYLQMLRDNLAKAGAGGGGENNVATWQTELVGAERRVRTLQDQLTAITNNGQFSQGANLGSAALNKHQRTKSSPEQLDKTYLPALSPAEASRRLIASESMNDLSRSKFGRHSGIDLDDPPRITPPGTPPPPYPQSSGSTSDHGSSTINDSIGESFVTVSPVKQAVLNENSPGLPPIQQPIMSMEDDDMSDQEVGQLEDHGPFKSLSRLWEHHAHLAVFINYVLSNSDPSSLLFYLITDLYKEGNAKEMRKWAYEIHSSFLVPGAPLRLNNVDENVAREIDDVLLKESDKEEILRKIFWKARARAKEELNEQLADFQQKRTAGLGTLFGPSDAQLDESTNDKTREAQVIDTFLLPKMEPYLEDTEKERDDSREFTTAAGLATILTKIFQVRAATLDRFPTFVSKDKSNFKARLLTGKTRKLTVRGHHFVVHQYFTVTYCNHCQLIIWGVGPQGYQCSDCSLNVHRQCVHVVDENCPGPLVVRKEKGDRISKFMGIIRPERKPPSSHHHLSQHFSHNLDRIKKSEDDSGVLTDGENGDHRGGGFGTGSAGGNSERGRGGSGYGTGAEHAESMDDPSSREDIAEMLQQNIPSKPKTSTINRSESYKEQRLHHKRHQREKRKTSDPNLSKTKAGFSDCEATGTFPGNSAGSSSTSSLSTRSLDSLSTSLEHVHPAATSANTTASWDSDVDVEADPPDWSQGVAEDVLARLTNSEKKRQEVINELFHTERSHVRALRVLSHVFHKPMVESQVLPQEQILLLFSNLDEMLEIHSGFNQAMKSKKKENPCVGDVGDLLLGMFDGPAGEAFERAASTYCAKQQVALDALRDRRKKDPKLHAFLNEVEANPLCRRLQLKDHILTGMLRLTKYPLLFENLAKYTPASNEKEKAAVLRSLERSKEVLNQVNQAVRVAEDYHRLAEIQRTMDRSAFDKFDHSTVNEFRNLDITKRKLIYEGPLQWRMVNRAKPVDLHVVLLDDTILLLHRQDEKYLLKFINTNQVNSVLSPIVKVSTVLVRHNAVDKNSLYLVNTSQSGAQIYELVANSPAERKLWFKHITEACEAFKTRDREGRRPPHPVPPVEEPTPLVQDTSTAENEANSSKGDQEEPQPDEVTPEEPATSVEHREEEENSSAAVEAPTETEKPDQPEEPEQERQTETTEQPQQADRDSVNTSVATGACGDPLRLVTCTQSSLIEPDEVRVEVRPIHLAEPVLTPIERLRRKDALIKEALMEKQALVADILNVPREDFEHLADMASEPSPIQKEPTELILAAVSQANQLMEMLNSSLNVTETETVLASRGASVSAVGSCEAPGCPAPRPHSLSHHPSIPVASLQPVCSSLASQLSQLLEIIKDREEERERMRRELRRSREKLHAIDADVQRRGVLQNLNTSTHTQTDPSESLNGEGFVELNLDEFVDAFSDPEPDLDSTQALGEHRLTEVDVEENPHGVGDSVG from the exons GTGGCGCGGCGGCGAGAGCGGGACTTCACTCTGGTGACAAAATAATAAAG GTGAACGGTGTCAACGTAATGCAGTCAACGCACACCGACGTCGTCCAGCTGATCAAAT CCTCGACGCAGGTGGTTCTGACGGTGCAACAGAAGCCCTCGACGGGATTGCAGTCCCCCTTGACTGCCCACCAGATCCAAAGGCCAGTTAGCTTGTCGGGCTGCGGTACAGGCATGGTGTCTTTGCCTTCGCCCCCGACGTCGACACCGCTTCATCGTGCTTGGACGGCCCCCGCACCCTGCGGAGCCGCCCCTTCGACGGCCCGGATAACGGGCCCCCAACCCGTTGAC CACGAGAAATTACGGCAGCTGGAAACACAGCGGGTAAACACCTTCCAGCAAATGCTGGAAACAGAACAACAATATCTTCAAATGTTACGTGACAATTTGGCAAAGGCTGGAgccggaggaggaggagaaaacAACGTTGCTACTTGGCAAACCGAGCTTGTCGGCGCCGAAAGGCGGGTTCGCACCCTTCAGGACCAGCTAACAGCAATAACGAACAACGGTCAG TTTTCTCAGGGTGCCAATCTCGGCTCCGCTGCACTAAATAAACATCAACGAACCAAGTCCAGCCCTGAGCAACTCGACAAAACGTACCTTCCGGCTCTGTCTCCTGCCGAAGCCAGTCGACGTCTCATCGCTTCCGAATCTATGAACGATCTGTCACGATCGAAATTTGGCCGACATAGTGGCATCGATTTGGATGATCCACCTCGTATTACACCGCCAGGCACTCCGCCACCTCCTTATCCTCAGTCCTCCGGATCGACCTCTGATCACGGATCCTCGACGATAAACGAT AGCATCGGCGAAAGTTTTGTAACAGTTTCGCCTGTCAAACAAGCTGTACTAAATGAGAACAGCCCTGGTTTACCGCCGATTCAGCAGCCAATCATGTCCATGGAGGATGACGATATGAGCGACCAAGAAGTG GGCCAACTCGAAGATCATGGTCCTTTCAAGTCCCTCTCGAGACTCTGGGAGCATCATGCCCATCTCGCTGTTTTTATCAACTACGTTCTCTCCAACAGCGATCCTTCCAGCCTG TTATTCTACCTAATAACAGACTTGTACAAGGAGGGAAATGCCAAAGAGATGAGAAAGTGGGCCTACGAAATACACTCGAGCTTTCTGGTACCCGGTGCG cCTCTGAGATTGAATAATGTTGACGAAAATGTGGCGAGGGAGATAGACGACGTTTTATTAAAAGAATCTGACAAAGAGGAAATATTGCGAAAG aTATTCTGGAAAGCGAGAGctcgagcaaaagaagaaCTAAACGAACAGCTGGCAGATTTTCAACAGAAACGAACCGCCGGATTGGGAACTTTGTTCGGACCAAGCGATGCTCAGCTGGACGAAAGTACAAACGATAAAACGAGAGAGGCGCAGGTCATCGACACCTTCcttttgccaaaaatggaGCCCTACCT GGAAGACACTGAGAAGGAGCGGGACGATTCTCGCGAGTTCACAACGGCCGCGGGTCTCGCTACCATATTGACGAAAATCTTCCAAGTACGAGCCGCCACTTTAGATCGATTTCCAACCTTCGTTTCCAAAGACAAGTCGAACTTCAAGGCCCGGCTTCTCACTGGGAAAACGAGGAAACTCACCGTTCGGGGACACCACTTTGTCGTTCATCAGTACTTTACAGTCACGTATTGCAATCACTGTCAACTTATTATTTGGGGAGTCGGTCCTCAGGGTTATCAGTGCAGCG ATTGCTCGCTCAACGTGCATCGTCAGTGCGTTCATGTCGTCGACGAAAATTGTCCAGGTCCCTTGGTGGTCAGGAAAGAAAAAGGTGATCGCATCAGTAAATTTATGGGCATAATTCGACCTGAGCGAAAACCACCATCGTCGCATCATCATCTCTCCCAGCATTTTTCACACAATC tcgatcgaattaaaaaatccgAAGACGACAGCGGAGTTCTGACGGATGGCGAAAACG GAGATCACCGAGGCGGTGGATTCGGAACCGGAAGCGCTGGCGGTAACAGCGAACGAGGACGAGGCGGTTCCGGTTACGGAACGGGGGCGGAACACGCCGAAAGTATGGACGACCCTTCGTCGAGGGAAGACATCGCGGAAAT GTTGCAGCAAAATATTCCCAGTAAGCCAAAGACATCAACTATAAACAGGTCTGAAAGTTACAAGGAGCAGCGGTTACACCAtaag CGACATCAGCGTGAGAAACGGAAAACCAGCGACCCGAATCTCTCCAAGACAAA GGCTGGTTTCAGTGACTGCGAGGCGACGGGAACGTTTCCTGGTAATTCGGCGGGCAGCTCATCCACCAGCAGCTTGTCGACGAGGAGTCTAGACAGCCTGAGCACCAGCTTGGAACATGTCCACCCCGCCGCAACTTCGGCCAACACGACCGCCTCCTGGGATAGCGACGTCGACGTTGAGGCAGATCCTCCGGACTGGAGCCAAGGCGTCGCTGAAGATGTTCTTGCACGTCTTACCAACTCCGAGAAGAAGAGACAAGAAGTCATAAACG aattatttcaCACAGAGCGATCGCACGTCAGAGCGCTGAGGGTCCTTTCGCACGTATTCCACAAGCCTATGGTAGAGTCTCAGGTTTTACCGCAGGAGCAAATTCTTCTTCTGTTCTCGAACCTGGACGAGATGTTGGAAATTCATTCTGGCTTCAACCAGGCGATGAAGAGCAAGAAGAAAGAGAATCCTTGCGTCGGTGACGTGGGCGACCTCCTTCTCGGCATGTTCGACGGTCCGGCCGGCGAAGCGTTCGAGCGAGCGGCGTCGACGTATTGCGCAAAGCAGCAGGTCGCCTTGGACGCGCTTAGGGATCGTCGCAAGAAGGATCCGAAGCTTCACGCCTTCCTCAACGAAGTGGAGGCGAATCCATTGTGCCGGAGACTTCAGCTCAAGGATCACATTCTGACCGGAATGCTTAGGCTGACAAAGTATCCTCTCttgttcgaaaatttggcTAAATACACGCCGGCCAGCAACGAGAAGGAGAAGGCTGCGGTGCTTCGGAGTCTCGAGAGGAGCAAAGAGGTTTTAAATCAAGTCAATCAAGCGGTTAGAGTCGCGGAGGACTACCATCGCCTTGCCGAGATACAGAGGACCATGGATCGCTCGGCTTTCGATAAGTTCGATCACTCGACGGTTAACGAGTTCAGAAATCTCGACATTACCAAGAGAAAACTCATATACGAAGGCCCGCTGCAGTGGAGAATGGTTAATCGTGCAAAACCCGTCGATCTACACGTCGTTCTGCTCGACGACACGATACTCCTGCTTCACAGACAGGACGAGAAGTATTTACTCAAGTTTATAAACACGAATCAGGTGAACTCGGTTCTAAGCCCGATCGTCAAAGTTTCTACCGTCCTTGTGAGGCACAATGCTGTCGACAAAAATTCCCTCTATTTGGTAAACACGTCTCAGAGCGGTGCCCAGATCTACGAACTAGTCGCCAATTCACCCGCCGAAAGAAAACTCTGGTTCAAGCACATTACCGAGGCTTGCGAGGCATTCAAAACTCGCGATCGCGAAGGCAGAAGACCGCCGCATCCCGTTCCACCTGTCGAAGAACCCACGCCTCTAGTCCAAGACACGTCGACCGCTGAGAATGAGGCTAACAGCAGTAAGGGAGACCAGGAAGAACCTCAACCCGACGAAGTTACGCCTGAGGAACCTGCGACCAGCGTCGAACAtcgagaagaggaagaaaactCGAGTGCAGCAGTTGAAGCGCCGACCGAAACTGAAAAGCCGGATCAACCCGAGGAGCCGGAGCAGGAACGGCAAACCGAGACAACTGAGCAACCTCAGCAAGCTGATCGAGATTCTGTTAACACGAGCGTTGCGACTGGTG CTTGCGGAGATCCCTTGCGATTAGTCACCTGCACTCAGTCATCCCTCATAGAACCGGATGAAGTACGAGTTGAGGTGCGGCCCATACATCTGGCTGAGCCAGTTCTCACGCCAATCG AACGTCTACGGCGTAAAGATGCTCTTATCAAAGAAGCCTTGATGGAAAAGCAGGCCTTGGTGGCCGACATTTTAAACGTCCCCAGAGAAGACTTCGAACATCTCGCTGATATGGCCTCGGAACCATCCCCAATTCAAAAGGAGCCTACCGAATTAATACTTGCTGCTGTTAGCCAGG CGAATCAATTAATGGAAATGCTTAACTCCTCATTGAATGTGACCGAAACTGAGACGGTACTCGCATCTCGGGGAGCTTCCGTTTCGGCGGTTGGAAGTTGCGAAGCACCTGGTTGTCCAGCACCTCGACCACACTCGCTTTCCCATCACCCGTCGATACCAGTCGCAAGCTTACAACCCGTTTGCAGCTCACTGGCTTCTCAACTCTCGCAACTTCTG GAAATTATCAAAGACAGAGAAGAAGAACGTGAGAGAATGAGACGCGAACTACGGAGGAGTAGGGAAAAGCTCCACGCTATAGACGCAGACGTCCAAAGACGTGGcgtattgcaaaatttaaacaCCTCCACTCATACCCAAACCGATCCCA GTGAATCTTTGAACGGCGAAGGGTTTGTGGAACTTAATTTAGAT GAATTTGTCGATGCCTTTAGTGACCCAGAACCGGATCTCGACTCAACACAGGCACTGGGAGAACA